The region TTGTTGAAAGTCGAGTAAGTGAGTCTTTCGTATTCTTTATTTAATTTGATGAGTTCTTGTTCGATTTTGCGGTGAGCTGTGAGTTTAGATGTGGTTGCTTGGTCTTTGAAGATTACCGCATAGTTGTATAAATACTTTGTGAATTGTATAAAGACATCTTCCACTTTCATTCCATTGATTCGTTCTTTGGCCACAACGGATTTTTCAGAATGAGGAATGAATCTTTGTGCAATTTTAACTTCTTCAATGACTTTATCTTTTGTAGATACGATTTTATCGTTCACTTTCCCTTTGGCTTCTGTGGCTTTTGCCATCAAATGGTTTTCTACAATGATATTGAGTTTGCCTGCAAAACTTCCGAAAAATTCAGAAGATTCTTGTAATGCGAGAACGATTGTTCCTGCAATTTGATCGTTGGCTGCATTCCCTGTGCTGTTATCCATTCCGTATTGTTGGAAACTGTATTGGAAACTTGGAAATTTTTTGTTAAAATTATCTATGGTTCTGACGAGTGAATTGAGTTGGTCAATTTCATTTCTGAATAGTCCTGGTTGGATGAGAAGGAGTTCTTGGTTTTGGTTTTTATCACCAAGGCGGACATATCCTTCAATTAAGTTGATATATACTGTTTGTAAATCACGTAACAAAAGATAAACGAGTCTATGCGGTTGTGATTTGTAACTATTTTTGACTGTTTGGCTTTTTGCCGATTCTGGCATATGGTGTGCCATAAAATCATCCACAACAACATTCAAAAAATCAAAACTGATTTTTCCTTTGTCATCAATAGAGAAATAACGAGTCCGTAAATTCGTTAGTTCTTCTTTTTTGAAAGATCTGGTATTGATATCGTCAGAAATTTTAGCAACAGTGATCTCCACTTCTTTTTGGATTTCACGAGCTGCTTGGAATTTATGTTCTTGGATGGCCGGTACTCGTAAATCAGCTACGATCTCTGGCCAAGTATACATTTTTTTCTTAGCAACAATATAAAAGGCAGTAATAGCATCAGTTAACCTGGGTTTGTTGTTCTCTAAGTTGAGAGCATAGTTCACACCTTCCATAATTTTGTTTAGTTTTGGTGTGAGTTTTTCATCCATCTTGACTATGTCGGGTAAATTGGATAAAATGATATCTTTTGCATCATCTCTTTGTAAAAAACGCACATAAAACATCTGCATTTTGAGAGAACGTTCTAAGAAAATATCTGCGGAAATTTTATCTAAGATAAGGGCATCAAGGGATGCAAAAGAATTAAAAAACTTATTAAAATTATTGATGATATTATAAACAAGCGGAGTCCAAATCCTCCAACCTTGTTGTTCTGATACACGGAGAGCTTGAATGGTTGGGATGAGGACATCTTCTTTCAGTCCACGAAAAATCTTTTCCACATTATTCGAGATAGTAGGGTTCCTACCAAAAAGTCCAATGTCGATGGTTCCTGTATCTTTTCCAAATTTACCGATAGAGTTGTTTGGATTTCCTGCTCCACCACCAAATAATCCCGCAAGTAAACCACCACCTTGTCTTTGTTCGATGGCCCTTTTTTTTGCGGGGTTTTGTTTTTGTTTGGCACTATCGATTGTGACTAAGTCACTAGAACGTTTTGGTTTAGGTTCTGGAGTATTGGTGCGAGAAATGATTTCTCTTTTTGGTTGTTCTCTTTCGGGAAGTCCTCGATCGCGGCTGTCTTCTTTTTTTGGTTTGTTTTTGTTTTCAAAATCTTCATCCACTTTTCGGATGAGGTCAATACGAATGAAGACGTCGTTTGATTTTAAGATAGCCTCATCGATGAGCTGTTGGTGTTCCGGTGTCCGCGTTTTACGGTACAAGTCGGCGAATACCCTATGTGCTTCTGTACGTGAGACTGGAGTCACAATCACTCCTTTTGGTTGAGAGGGTTCTCAACAATTTGTGAGCTTGTGGGAGGTTGAAAGTTAAATAGTCCGGTTCCAAGACCAATATTTGTAGCAATGCCAGAGAAGGCTACTTCAGTGATTTCTTCATCGGAACGTTTCATTTTGAGTACACGAGGTAGGTCGTTTTCGGAAACAACCAAGATAATTTCATTATAACGCTTTGTATTAGAAGTAAGACGAAAAGTTCTGCCACTTACCGACACATTTTCGTAACCAGAAAGAAGGCCACCAAGGCCACCCGAAACACCTTTCAGGTCTTGTTTTCCTGCAATCGATGAGTCTGGATTGTAAAACCATAAAATTCGACCATTGGAAGAAATGATCCTTCCATCACTGAAACGAACGTGGAGTTGGTTTGGGCTTTTGAAGGAAACTACACCAGTCAGACCACCATTGATGGCAACTGAGGCGCGAAAACTTTCAAGGGAATTCATTTTGCCAATGACGGCATTCAGACGATCCCTTCCATCCTCTGCCCAAAGGAAACCCGTTTGGACAGAGAAAAGGAGAACAATCGAAAATTTAGGAAGGAAATTCCTCAAAGTTTGATAGTTCGTATTGGGAATTAACCCAATACTTTTTTGAACTCAGAAGTAAGTGCAGGCACTACTTCGAAAAGGTCTGCAACCACACCGTAAGTTGCTACTTTGAAAATAGGAGCATCTCCATCTTTGTTGATGGCAACGATGTATTTAGAAGAACCCATACCTGCTAAGTGTTGGATGGCTCCGGAGATACCACAAGCAATGTAACAGTTAGGGGAGACAGTTTTACCTGTTTGTCCTACTTGGTGTGAGTGAGAAATCCAACCAGCATCTACAGTCGCACGGGAAGCACCAAGTGCTGCACCAAGAGTATCAGCCAAGTCTTGGATGATAGGCCAGTTTTCTGGTCCTTTGATTCCGCGTCCGCCAGATACAATGATAGAAGCATCAGCAAGTTGCACTTTGTTTCCACCAGAAAGATCTTTAGAGATAGACTTAGTTCTTACTTCACCAGCTGCTGCACCAGATTTTTCTACTGCACCTGCTCCGTCTTTAGGAGTTACTTCTTGTGAGTTAGCACGAACTGTAAAGATTTGAATGTCAGAAGTGACTTTGAAATTTGCATACGCTTTTCCAGAGTAAATTGGTTTCTTAGCAACCACTTTACCACCGTCAACAGAAAGACCAACCGCATCCGCAACGATTCCAGCATTTGCTTTGATCGCTACTCTTGCAGAGTATTCTTTTCCTTGCGCAGAGTGTGGAATTAAAACCACTGCTGGTTTTTTCTCTTGGATGATTGCAAAAATTCCATTTGCATAACCTTCAGGAGAAAATTCACCAAGGTTTGCACCGATTACTGTATCAGCACCAACCGCTTTCAAATCACCTGCAAACGTATCAACGTTTTCAGTAATGACTACTGTATGAACTTTTCCACCAATGGAGTCCGCAATTTTGCGAGCTGCAGAAGTGAGTTCTTTTGAGATTTTTTTAAGTTCGCCGTTTTTTAATTCACCAACTACTAAAACATCAGCCATGTTCGTCTCCTTAGATGACCTTCGCTTCTTCGCGAAGAGCTTTTACAAGTTGAGATGCAAAACCTGCTGCATCTGCTGCTTCCAGTTTTCGACCAGCGATACGTGGAGGAGGTGGTTCGAGAGATACTACTTCGAGTTTAGATCCTGTTGCTCCGAGTTCTTCCGGTTTTTTAACATCTACCGGTTTTTTCTTCGCAGACATGATCCCTTTTAAACTTGGGTATCTTGGTTCATTCAAACCTTTTTGCGCAGTGACTGCTAGAGGAGCTGTAGTTTCTACTACTTCTGTTCCACCTTCGATTTCACGAGTTGCAGTTACTTTGTTTCCGTCAAACTCAAGTTTGAGGGCCATAGCTACGTGAGGAACATTCAATCTCTCTGCAATTTGAACTACAACTTGTGAGCTGTCAGTGTCGATAGATTGACGACCACCAATGACTACATCTGCATTTTCTGCTTTGATGAGGCTTGCAAGAAGTTCGGAAGTGTATGTAGAGTCAAAAGTTACATAGTCATCCACTTTTACATGAACGGCTCTGTCTACACCCATAGCATAGGCAGTGCGAAGAGCTTCTACTGCACGGTCTGGGCCGAGGGACACCGCGATGACTTCTCCACCGCTTTTTTCACGAATTCTAATTCCCTCTTCGATTGCAAATTCATCATAAGGAGAGATGATCCATTTTACGCCAGCTTCGTTGATCGATTTGTCGCCGACTTTGATATTGGTTTCCGTATCCGGAACCTGCTTTACTAGAACAACAATTTTCATTCCTTAACCCCGTTATCGTGGATTACCTAAGACCAGAAAACGTGAGGGAAGTCATAAGGGAAGTACATTATTCTCTCCAGAACGTGTATTTGCTCCAATTGTAGGCCCAAATGATCCAAAGAATGACAACAAGGACGTTTGCATCGGTTTTCAGGTAGAAGGAAAAGCCTAGGGTCAGAGGGAAGAGAAGGAAGAGGACAAAAGCGCTCAGGAGGACGAGATTCGGAGTGGATTTCCAGTCGTCTGTGGCCAGATGGATTTGCACTAGGATATTTTCTTCGGGATTTGACACCAATTTTCGAAATCGGAAAGAATAGAGTAGGACAAAGAGAAAAAGTGCAATCGAATGTAAGATGAGTAACCACATAAACCCACCCTAAATTTTAAGGAAGTAGGGAGAAGAAAAAAAAGATCTGGGGTAGGAAGAGTGGTAGGTAGGAGAATTCGCAAAGAGACTTGAATTGAAAGTTTCCTCCTCTCAAAAAACTGCAAACACCAAGCCATAGATAGGCGAGACCCATCCCCAAAAGAAAAGGAAGCTGGAGACCACCCCAAATTCCCATCCCCAAGAGAAGGAGAGAGCCCAAACACAAAAGAAAGCGGACAAACTTTCTTACGGTTTCTGGTTTCCCAAATTGGTTTAAGGTAAAGGTGTTTTGCACGAGATCAAATTCGCGGTCAGTATTGTAGGTGAGAAGGACGTTGGCGAATACATGGATCAAAAATATCCACACCAATGGATCCAAACAGGTAATGGATGTAAAAGGGGCGATCACACCTAAGGTATAAAATACGGAGACCAAAATTTCTTTGGGTATAGGAGAACAATAGGTCACTATCAAAATTAGGAAAAAAACAAAACTAAACGTTAGGGGAAAATTTCTCAGAAGGAAAGAAAATTCAAAGTAGATACCCGTGAAAAGAGAAAGGAAAATCATGAAGATCAAAAAACTAACAATAAGAAGTCGGAAATTTTGATAAAATATTCCTCGTTCTGAAAAGGGTTCCTTCTCTCGGAATGAATCCCATAGATGGTCTGCCAAATAAAGAGCCCAAACAGAACTGGTATAAAAAATTAGGAGGGTGAAACGAATCTTCTCGTTTCCATAAAGAGAAAAAAAGGAAAGGTTTGCCAAAAGCGAAACAAGGACATCGATCGCAAGGAAGGAGCTAAGTTTTCCGAATCGAATGGCAAATCCGTTTGGGAACATGATTCATTGAAATCCTAAGGATTCAAAATTTGCAAAAAGAAAATTCCCTTGCACCAAAACTTTCCGTGTTAGAATGTCTGGCTATGTTCGCCTCTATTGTTCGTGCCGTTCGTTCTGTTTACTGCATCCGAGACCAGTTCCCTCGTTATATGTCTGATCTTTTATTTCGAGAAGAACAAATGGGTGCTTTATTTGCGGTTCGGTTTCGGTATGTGATTGGAGTGGCCCTGGTTGCCAGCGCGGTTGCCAATCTCAGCAATATAGATTCTATTTTTGGATACTTGATTAACTTTGTTGGGATCACAATTTATTTTTTAAATACGTTTATCCATTATCAAATTCTAAAGAAAAGTAGGGGTCATTGGAAAACAAAATATGATTATATTAGTTTGTTTATCGATAACCTACTCATAACGGTTACCATTTATAATTGGTACATTTTAAAAGGAGAAGGAAACCCAAACTTTCTTGTCAAAACTCCTTTGGTTGTATTTTATCTTTTGCCATTGTCTTTGAGTTTGTTTCAATACCGGTTTTCACTCGTTAATTTTTCCTTTGTTTGTTTTCTAATCAGTTATTATGGATTTCTTTTTTATGCCTTAGTCGATACAAATTCTGTTAGCGGTATGGATTGGCATGAGTATGTACTCGGAGACCAAATCATTTTGTCGGATGCTTCTGTGACCAAACCTACTGTGTATCTGGTTTTGGTTTTTGCGATCTCCTATGCGATCTTTCGAAGCCTAAGGATGTTATTGAAATTTGCGGCCGCAGAATCCCAAAAAACAACTTTGTCTCGTTACTTTTCACCAGATCTGGTTTCTGAAATTGTATCGGAGCCTGAAGTGATTGCAAAAGGCAAACGACAAAAGGTTACCGTACTTTTTAGTGATATCAGAGGATTCACTCAGTTTTCGGAACCTATGGATCCAGAAGAACTTTCCATCTTCTTAACAGAATTTCGCCGTCGTATGGTGCGTGCCATTTTTAAACACAGCGGAAGTTTGGATAAATTCATTGGGGATGCGGTGATGGCTACCTTCGGTACTCCTTCTCCTTCCGACAAGGAGGGAGAAGATTCTAAAAATGCAGTCCTTGCCGCCAAGTCTATGTTAGAGGAATTAAACAGTTGGAACCAGGAGCGAACTTCTAAGGGAGAGTCTGAAATCAAAATTGGAATCGGGATTCATGCGGGAGAAGTTTTTTGCGGAAGTATTGGTTCCGAAGAGAGAATGGAATACACCGTCATTGGAGATACGGTGAATACAGCATCACGTATCGAATCTGCGTGTAAAGATTTGGGAGTTTCTTTTTTGATTTCGGAAGCAGTTTGGTTGGAGACAGGTTCTCCTCTTGGTTGGGATAAAAAAGAATCTGTATCTCTTTCTGGAAGAGAACAAAAAATTCATTTATATGCACCAAACTTAGTTTAGGAGGCCATATTGATTTTGTAAACAGCTTCGTGAAGGGCAGGGTTCAGTTCGGGATCAATGATATAAATGACACGAGATGTACCAGCTTGTAAGGCCAAGTCCATAATGGCTTTTCTACGATCGATTTTAATACTATGCAAATCAAAATCAGCAATTTTGAATTTGTTTCCTTTTTGAAATACAGGATTGATGCTGCATATTCTTTGGAGTTTGGGTCTTGTTTGGTAACGGCCTACTTCTAATACAATACAAATGTCAAAATGCGCACGTCTCTCTGAATCCACGGAAGCAGTGATGACAAAGTCTCCAAAGTTCACAATGTTTTCGTTGTTAGTGAGAGAACTTCCTACATAATCCAATAGATGTCTGATGTTTTTGTTACTATAAGAAAAAAATGAATCGTTTAGAATCATTTTCAGTGCCGTGGAGGATTTGAATGCAGGTCTCCAAGGTTGATTGGAAGTGAGGGATGCGTATTCGCTGGCAAGGGAAAGTATGGCAATGTCTTCTTCAAAACTTCCAGAGGTAACATTGTTTTCTTGTAAGTGGAGTTGGAGCTCAATGTCTTGTGTGATTCTTTCTTTTCCGACTTCTTTATTGTATTTATCACGAACTGACATGAGTTTGGTGAATAAAGACCTTGGATCAGGAAAGTTATTGTTTACGCCGTTCCCGCGGTAAGGTCTATGATGGTTTAAAATTAAAGTGCGAACATGGGAATCAATTTCTGGAGCAGGAAGAGTCATCAAATAACTGATGATAGGATGTTGTTGGACAACGGCATATTCTTCTTTGGTGAGTTTAGGATTGTTTTTGATATCAAGCCTAGAGTATCCTACATCCGCCAAATAACTTGCCATCATTAGACTCAAATGGTCTTTTTTATTGGATTCTTCTTTCCCTTCGTTCACGATCTTTTTGGTGCGAACCTTCATCCCCATCGCCACAACAGTGCGTTTGGTCATAAGCTCTGATTCTACAGAAACCCCAGCCACTCCCAGGATTTCTAAAATATTAAAAATACCAAGTTCGTAATCAGGATTGCTAGTGAAGTCGGTGAGAAGTTCGTTCACAGAGTTTTGAACGAAAACAGCTTGTTCTGAAGAGAAAGAGGTTTTGCGAAGATCTTCGATGAGTGCTTGGGATTGTTTGGCAAAACGAGACGTTTTTTCCTGATCAAATAGTTTGGTTGTGCGACCAGGTTCTAAAAATGTATGATCATTGCCGTGATGTTTGGCTTTTTTCAATTCAGAAATAAGAAAGTAAACCCCTTGCATTTCGAACTTGAGTAGTTTTCCAAAATCTGCTTCTGTAGGGTTTCTTTTTTTATGAATGAGGATTTGTCCGTCCTTGTTGTAAAGGTCGAGAGGGATATTATTATTTTTGCGGAAGCTGTTTAAAGATTCTTCAGTTAACTCAAATTTGGCGAGCTTATCTCGAGGTACTATGTTTGTATCGTTAGTGCTCATTGCATTTCGGTTGATTCGACGAAAGATTTTTTCGAATGTTTTAGTGATGTTTCAATAGAATCAATAAATTGTAAAGTATTCCTGTATTTAATGATTAGTTTTTATCATCTAGGATTTTCCTCATAGGATAATCACTAATTATAAGTAGTTCTTCTATTGGTAAATGTAGTTTTTGTTTTATCATTATGAAACTTGTGTCAATAATGAAATTGTAGGATAACTTTGGTTAGTGTATTCCGCTATCTTTAAGCGTAACATAGATTTCTTTACTGATTATCTGTTCGTTTTTGTAGCAATTTCGCTAGTTGGAATGTAGAGAGCTCTGGTTTTTTCGTTTACAGGTTCAGGAAAAGTACGAAAAAATATTCTCTATGAGTATCGTTACTACAAAAAAATCATCACTAGATTTATTCAATCCCACAGAAGACCATTTGGCGCTCCGCGAGTCAGTGGCGTCCTTTGCAGAAAGGGAAATGGACGAACAAGCCAAAGAAAACGATGAAAAAGAAACGTTTAATACAATGTTATTCAAACGTCTTGGTTCCGAACTTGGAATTTTTGGAATCACAGTGCCTGAGGCCGATGGTGGTCATGGACTGGATCCTCTTGCCTCTGTCATCATCCATGAAGAGATGTCTAGGTTTGATCCCGGATTTACTTTATCATATTTAGCCCACGAAGTACTTTTTGTGAATAATTTTTTCTATAGTTCTAATTCTTCTCAAAGAAGTCGTTATTTGAGTAAGGTGATCACTGGGGAATGGATCGGTGGTATGGGAATGACGGAACCTGGGGCCGGAACTGATGTCCTTGGAATGACCACACATGCAGTGAAGAAGGGAGATCGTTATATCATCAATGGAGTGAAACAATACATCACCAACGGATCCATTGGTCAGGTTTTTGTTCTTTATACCAAGTTAGAAAAAAATGGAAAAAAGATGACGTCCTTTGTCATTGAATCGTCTTACAAAGGTTTTTCGGTCGGTAAAAAAGAAGAAAAAATGGGAATGCGTTCTTCACCAACAACACAACTTGTGTTCGAAGATATGGAGGTTCCTGAAGAGAATTTACTTGGTGTAGAAAATGGTGCTGTTACCCATATGATGCGCAATTTAGAAATTGAACGAGTGACACTGGCAGCACAATCACTTGGGATTGCTCGTCGCTGTATCGATATCATGTGTGATTATACCATTCGTCATAGAGAAGCCTTCGGTAAAAAATTAATGGAGTTTGGCCAAATCCAAAGGATGGTGGCTGAGTCTTATGCAGATTACCAAGCCGCACGTGCTTTGGTATACCAAGTGGCAAGTGAACTTGGACCTGACGTTCGTAACTCGCTTGGTGCTGCTTCTGCAAAACTTGTGGCCACTCAAATGGCGGAACGTGTTTCCAGAAATGCCATCCAAGTATTAGGTGGGTATGGGTATTGCCGCGAATATCCGGTGGAACGATTACACAGGGATGCCATTTTACTCAGTATTGGTGGCGGAACGAACGAAGCCATGCAAAAGAACATTGCCAGTGACTTAAAAAAACTTTGGTCTGAGTGATCCCATTTTTTTAAATAGTATCTGTCCTCTCGTTGACTTCTGTCTACAAGGAGGATGGATATAGATTGGGATGTAGTGGTCATTGGTTCCGGGTTTGGTGGCCTTAGTGCCGCTTTGTCCCTTTCTGAAAAAGGCAAAAGAGTTTTGGTTTTAGAAAAAAGCACGGCTCCTGGTAGTTGTGCATCTAGTTTCCGAAAGAGTGGTTTTGTCTTTGAATCAGGGGCAACAACTCTCGTCGGTTTGGAACCTGGACTTCCTTTCCATAAACTCTCTACCGAATTCAAAATTCAATTTCCTCTTATCCCTCTAAAACGATCGATGGTGGTTCATTTGCATGAAAAAACCATTGAACGTTATAGGGATCGCGCAGAATGGAATAAAGAGGCCAAACGTGTGTTCGGTGGTGGTTTGCGGATGGAGGTATTTTGGAAACTTTGTTTTTTTATCTCTGATTCACTTTGGAGTTTGTCCGAGAGATACAAATTCTTTCCTTTTAAAAATCTTTCCGATGTATGGAAATCGATTGGTTCGTTTCGACCTTCAGACGTAATTGTTTTATTTTTTTCTTTTATCTCCTTACGTTTGGTTTTAATCTCTTTGGGTCTGACTCAGAACAAGGAATGGATTCGGTTTTTAGAAGAACAACTTTTGATCACAAGCCAAACAACATCGACAAAAATTTCCATGGCCTTTGCCTCCGTTGGTCTCACTTACCCACAATTACAAAACTATGTTGTTCGGGGAGGAATGGTATCTCTTGCGGAAACGATCCTGAGTCGAATAGAAGCCAATGGCGGAAAGATTCTCTACAAACAAGAAGTCACAGATCTGAAAAAAATCAGTTTTGCCGAAGGGAAGGAGGATTTGGTTTGGGAGTTAAGAACTAAAAATAGAGAGAATTTTTTATTTTATGCTCCATTGGTGGTTTCGAATCTTCCTATTTGGAACCTAACAGAGATTACTGAGGATCTACCAAAACTAAAAAAGAAAACTACAAAGTTTGAAAAAGGAATTTGGGGTGCTTTTTCCATGGGGATTGCCATACAAACCAATCCTTCCGAAGAATGGACAAAAACAGAATGCCTTCACCACCAAATCCATTTGAAGGACGGTCTGCCATATGGAGGAGGAAATTCGCTTTTTCTTTCTCTTTCCCATCCCGAGGATCCCATTCGTTCCCCAGAAGGCATTCGTATCCTTTCGTTTTCTACCCATATAGAAAATCCTGAATCTTGGATTCGGGATGTTTCTTACCCAGAAAAAAAGAAAAAAATAGAATCGATCATCATTCAAACCTTAGTAGAAAAGTTCCCTTGGTTTCAAAAAGACAAAATTTTATTTTTACATTCTGCAACGCCTGTTACATGGAAAACCTGGACAGGTAGGAAATTTGGTAGGGTGGGAGGGATTCCCAGTTCCTATTTTTCGAATCCATTCAAAATGTTGAGTAACCGTTCGGAAGATCCAAATTTACTTCTTACGGGAGATACTGTCTATCCAGGCCAAGGAATTCCGGCCGTAGTCCTTGGTGGCCTTCATGCTGTAGAACAATTCTCTGATCGAAAGAGAGGTTGATTTTCGAAACCGGTCGTAGAGCCTGGGCGAAACGATGGTTCGCCTTCCTAAGATTTTCATCCAAGTGCCGGGAACTTCTGCCAACTTGGGGCCCGGTTTCGATCTCATGGGCCTTGCATTGGATCTTCGTAATGAATTTGAATTTAGTTTTTCTAAAGAAATTACGGAATCTAAAACCGAATTAAAAAACGGGCAGAAGTTGCCATTTTCTGCAAAAGAAGATTTGGTTTATCAGTCTTACCTTTCTTATTTCCAAAAATTTTTACCAAGTATAAATCCACCACCTTATCATTGTAAAATGACCTTGGCCTTACCTTTGAAGGGTGGGCTTGGTTCCAGTGCCTCGGCCATTGT is a window of Leptospira congkakensis DNA encoding:
- a CDS encoding LolA family protein, with product MRNFLPKFSIVLLFSVQTGFLWAEDGRDRLNAVIGKMNSLESFRASVAINGGLTGVVSFKSPNQLHVRFSDGRIISSNGRILWFYNPDSSIAGKQDLKGVSGGLGGLLSGYENVSVSGRTFRLTSNTKRYNEIILVVSENDLPRVLKMKRSDEEITEVAFSGIATNIGLGTGLFNFQPPTSSQIVENPLNQKE
- a CDS encoding electron transfer flavoprotein subunit alpha/FixB family protein: MADVLVVGELKNGELKKISKELTSAARKIADSIGGKVHTVVITENVDTFAGDLKAVGADTVIGANLGEFSPEGYANGIFAIIQEKKPAVVLIPHSAQGKEYSARVAIKANAGIVADAVGLSVDGGKVVAKKPIYSGKAYANFKVTSDIQIFTVRANSQEVTPKDGAGAVEKSGAAAGEVRTKSISKDLSGGNKVQLADASIIVSGGRGIKGPENWPIIQDLADTLGAALGASRATVDAGWISHSHQVGQTGKTVSPNCYIACGISGAIQHLAGMGSSKYIVAINKDGDAPIFKVATYGVVADLFEVVPALTSEFKKVLG
- a CDS encoding electron transfer flavoprotein subunit beta/FixA family protein; translated protein: MKIVVLVKQVPDTETNIKVGDKSINEAGVKWIISPYDEFAIEEGIRIREKSGGEVIAVSLGPDRAVEALRTAYAMGVDRAVHVKVDDYVTFDSTYTSELLASLIKAENADVVIGGRQSIDTDSSQVVVQIAERLNVPHVAMALKLEFDGNKVTATREIEGGTEVVETTAPLAVTAQKGLNEPRYPSLKGIMSAKKKPVDVKKPEELGATGSKLEVVSLEPPPPRIAGRKLEAADAAGFASQLVKALREEAKVI
- a CDS encoding LIC10362 family protein, whose amino-acid sequence is MWLLILHSIALFLFVLLYSFRFRKLVSNPEENILVQIHLATDDWKSTPNLVLLSAFVLFLLFPLTLGFSFYLKTDANVLVVILWIIWAYNWSKYTFWRE
- a CDS encoding adenylate/guanylate cyclase domain-containing protein → MFASIVRAVRSVYCIRDQFPRYMSDLLFREEQMGALFAVRFRYVIGVALVASAVANLSNIDSIFGYLINFVGITIYFLNTFIHYQILKKSRGHWKTKYDYISLFIDNLLITVTIYNWYILKGEGNPNFLVKTPLVVFYLLPLSLSLFQYRFSLVNFSFVCFLISYYGFLFYALVDTNSVSGMDWHEYVLGDQIILSDASVTKPTVYLVLVFAISYAIFRSLRMLLKFAAAESQKTTLSRYFSPDLVSEIVSEPEVIAKGKRQKVTVLFSDIRGFTQFSEPMDPEELSIFLTEFRRRMVRAIFKHSGSLDKFIGDAVMATFGTPSPSDKEGEDSKNAVLAAKSMLEELNSWNQERTSKGESEIKIGIGIHAGEVFCGSIGSEERMEYTVIGDTVNTASRIESACKDLGVSFLISEAVWLETGSPLGWDKKESVSLSGREQKIHLYAPNLV
- a CDS encoding HD domain-containing phosphohydrolase, giving the protein MSTNDTNIVPRDKLAKFELTEESLNSFRKNNNIPLDLYNKDGQILIHKKRNPTEADFGKLLKFEMQGVYFLISELKKAKHHGNDHTFLEPGRTTKLFDQEKTSRFAKQSQALIEDLRKTSFSSEQAVFVQNSVNELLTDFTSNPDYELGIFNILEILGVAGVSVESELMTKRTVVAMGMKVRTKKIVNEGKEESNKKDHLSLMMASYLADVGYSRLDIKNNPKLTKEEYAVVQQHPIISYLMTLPAPEIDSHVRTLILNHHRPYRGNGVNNNFPDPRSLFTKLMSVRDKYNKEVGKERITQDIELQLHLQENNVTSGSFEEDIAILSLASEYASLTSNQPWRPAFKSSTALKMILNDSFFSYSNKNIRHLLDYVGSSLTNNENIVNFGDFVITASVDSERRAHFDICIVLEVGRYQTRPKLQRICSINPVFQKGNKFKIADFDLHSIKIDRRKAIMDLALQAGTSRVIYIIDPELNPALHEAVYKINMAS
- a CDS encoding acyl-CoA dehydrogenase family protein codes for the protein MSIVTTKKSSLDLFNPTEDHLALRESVASFAEREMDEQAKENDEKETFNTMLFKRLGSELGIFGITVPEADGGHGLDPLASVIIHEEMSRFDPGFTLSYLAHEVLFVNNFFYSSNSSQRSRYLSKVITGEWIGGMGMTEPGAGTDVLGMTTHAVKKGDRYIINGVKQYITNGSIGQVFVLYTKLEKNGKKMTSFVIESSYKGFSVGKKEEKMGMRSSPTTQLVFEDMEVPEENLLGVENGAVTHMMRNLEIERVTLAAQSLGIARRCIDIMCDYTIRHREAFGKKLMEFGQIQRMVAESYADYQAARALVYQVASELGPDVRNSLGAASAKLVATQMAERVSRNAIQVLGGYGYCREYPVERLHRDAILLSIGGGTNEAMQKNIASDLKKLWSE
- a CDS encoding phytoene desaturase family protein → MDIDWDVVVIGSGFGGLSAALSLSEKGKRVLVLEKSTAPGSCASSFRKSGFVFESGATTLVGLEPGLPFHKLSTEFKIQFPLIPLKRSMVVHLHEKTIERYRDRAEWNKEAKRVFGGGLRMEVFWKLCFFISDSLWSLSERYKFFPFKNLSDVWKSIGSFRPSDVIVLFFSFISLRLVLISLGLTQNKEWIRFLEEQLLITSQTTSTKISMAFASVGLTYPQLQNYVVRGGMVSLAETILSRIEANGGKILYKQEVTDLKKISFAEGKEDLVWELRTKNRENFLFYAPLVVSNLPIWNLTEITEDLPKLKKKTTKFEKGIWGAFSMGIAIQTNPSEEWTKTECLHHQIHLKDGLPYGGGNSLFLSLSHPEDPIRSPEGIRILSFSTHIENPESWIRDVSYPEKKKKIESIIIQTLVEKFPWFQKDKILFLHSATPVTWKTWTGRKFGRVGGIPSSYFSNPFKMLSNRSEDPNLLLTGDTVYPGQGIPAVVLGGLHAVEQFSDRKRG